The following is a genomic window from uncultured Fusobacterium sp..
TATATCTATCTAAAGATTTTGAAAAGCTTGGTGGAGGATATCTTAATAAAATTGAGATAAAGAACTCAAGAGATAAGAGAAAATCTGCTGAAGTGGGAGAAACTATAATTTTAAAAGATGTACCTAGAGGAAGCAAATATGTATTCAAAAGTTTTGCCAAAGAGATCAATGATAATATAGAGTTAAAATTAAAGAAACAAGATCAAAAATTTGGAATAAAAGCTAAATTCTTTGCTGAACTTGGAAAAAATCCATATATAGTTTTAGAAGCTTTAAATAACAATGTTAAAAAAATTATTGTTGAAAAAGTAGGAGATACTGTTATAGAAAAAGCTAGTAAGAAAGCTGTTACATCTCAAGATATTAAAGATAAACTTATGGAAACAGGAGATAGTACATTTGTTTTAAATGAAGTAGAAACATATATTTCAGAGGGGATTTTTCTTCCTGTATCTGTAATTAAATCTTTAAGAAGAGATGCCCTTGTTGAATTGGAAGAAAAGCTAGTTGAAAGTTATAGAAGAAAAGCAGGTGTAAGATATCAACTTCCTAAATTGTCAGAAGAGAAGAGGGATATAGTTATATCTGCAATAGTTTCAACTGCCTCTCAAAGAAAAGTTGTAGAGGAATTTGGAATAGAAAAAATCTATAATAGAGGATTTGATATAGCTAGAGAGGGAGCTTTAAATGAGCAAGATTTAAATAGTAATTTAGCCTCAAATTTATATCAAGTTTTAGAAAATAAAAGTGATAAAATAACAGTTAACTGGAACTTGAATATCTCTAATAGATATACAGTAGAGGAGCTTGGGAAAATAAAAAGTGTTGAAACTGTTATTCTATCTCCAGAGTTAAGTTTTGAGAGAATAAAAGAGATAGGAGGGACATCTCTTAAAAAAGCTATCTTAGGATACTCAAGATTAAAGGGAATGTATATTGAAATTGATATTCTTGGAAAAAATAGAGAAAAGATAACTAATGTTGAGGGAGATAGTTTTACAGTGGTACAAAATAGAATTGGAAACAGTGAGATTTTCTTCGAAAAACCTCTTAATATCTTAAACGATATGAAAAAGCTGCCAGATTTATTTATAGATGAGGTTGTACTTGAATTTACTATTGAAACTCCTGATGAAGTTAGAGAGATATTACAAGGAATGAGAGACAGAAATGGAGTATACCGTGCTTACAACTATGAAAGGGGGGTATATTAAAATTGGACAAAAATAAAAAGATTATAAGAGATCTAGGAACTTGGTTTGGATTGGGAGATCTTCCAAAGGCACCGGGAACTTTTGGAACTTTAGGAGGAATACCAGTTTTCATATTGTTATCATATATTAGAAGATTTTTCCCTAATAATATGGTATATAATTCATTTTATTTTATGTTTTTAATCACATTTTTTGCTGTTGCAGTATATGTTTGTGATATTTGTGAAAGAGATATATTTAAGAAAAAAGATCCTCAAAATGTTGTAATAGATGAGGTTCTAGGATACTTAACTACGCTATTTTTAATAAATCCTGTTGGAGCATCTAAAAATATGATAGCTATGGCACTTGCTTTTGTAATATTTAGATTTTTTGATATTACAAAGCTTGGACCAATAGATAAATCACAAAATTTTCCACATGGAGTGGGAGTTGTTTTAGATGATTTCTTAGCAGGAATAATAGGAAATTTTTTATTAGTATGTATTTGGACTATATTTTTTTAGGGGGCATTTCAAATGAAAGCAGCTTTAATTCTTGTAGGAACAGAACTTCTTAATGGAGGAATGTTAGACACAAATAGTTTATACATTGCAGAAGAGTTAAATAAATATGGGATAGAGATTGAATTTAAAATAACTGTAAGAGATTTTATGGATGAAATCTTAAAAACCATAGATTATGCTAAAAAAAATGTTGATCTAGTAATAATGTCTGGAGGATTAGGACCAACAATAGATGATATAACAAAGGAAGCTATAGGAAAATATCTAAATAAACCACTTATAGTAGAAGATGATGAGTTAGCAGAATTAAAAGAAAAATTTAAAAAAGCTAATATCAATTTTATAAAAATAAATGTAAAAGAGGTGGAAAAACCTCAAGGAGCAGTTAGTTTTAAAAATGATGTAGGAATGGCTCCAGCTATCTATATAGATGGAATAGCAGCATTTCCTGGAGTACCAAGAGAGCTATATAATATGTTTCCTAAATTTATCTCTTGGTATAGTAAAGAAAAAAAACTTTTAAAAGATGGAATATATATAAAAGATATTCTAACTTTTGGAATGGCAGAATCCCTATTAGACGAGTCTATACGTGAGTTTTTTACAGAAGATGGAATATACTATGAGTTTCTTGTAAAAAATTATGGTATCTTAATAAGGCTACAAAGCACAGAAAGTAATAAAAATAAAGTAGAAAAAATAGTAGAAAAGATATATAATAAAATAGGCATGTACATTTTTGGAGAAGATGAAGATAGGTTGGAGAAAAAAGTAGTTCAAATGGTAACAGATCTTGGAATGAATATTTCAACTGCTGAATCTTGTACAGGTGGAATGATTGCTAGCCGTCTAGTAGATGTTCCAGGAGTATCATCTGTTTTAAAAGAGGGAGTAGTTACTTATAGTAATGAAGCTAAGATAAAGAGATTAGG
Proteins encoded in this region:
- a CDS encoding U32 family peptidase produces the protein MKIVAPAGNMERFYAAVKAGAQEIYMGLKGFGARRNAENFTLDEYKEALDYAHKRGVRIFLTLNTIMMEKEMEFLYENVKVLYEHGLDAIIVQDLGYFRYLKENFPEIEFHGSTQMTVGNHVEAEYLRKLGFKRVVLPREMTFEEIKKIRENTSIELEIFVSGALCICYSGNCYMSSFIGSRSGNRGMCAQPCRKEYTDSTGKKGYLLSPKDQLYGYDEIQKLKSIGIESIKVEGRMKDPNYVFETVGYYKNLIDGEKVQENVSEIFNRGYSKGYFNGADNRIINKNYSYNLGKEIGIVFGKELKLKDRVVLGDGIIYLSKDFEKLGGGYLNKIEIKNSRDKRKSAEVGETIILKDVPRGSKYVFKSFAKEINDNIELKLKKQDQKFGIKAKFFAELGKNPYIVLEALNNNVKKIIVEKVGDTVIEKASKKAVTSQDIKDKLMETGDSTFVLNEVETYISEGIFLPVSVIKSLRRDALVELEEKLVESYRRKAGVRYQLPKLSEEKRDIVISAIVSTASQRKVVEEFGIEKIYNRGFDIAREGALNEQDLNSNLASNLYQVLENKSDKITVNWNLNISNRYTVEELGKIKSVETVILSPELSFERIKEIGGTSLKKAILGYSRLKGMYIEIDILGKNREKITNVEGDSFTVVQNRIGNSEIFFEKPLNILNDMKKLPDLFIDEVVLEFTIETPDEVREILQGMRDRNGVYRAYNYERGVY
- a CDS encoding phosphatidylglycerophosphatase A — encoded protein: MDKNKKIIRDLGTWFGLGDLPKAPGTFGTLGGIPVFILLSYIRRFFPNNMVYNSFYFMFLITFFAVAVYVCDICERDIFKKKDPQNVVIDEVLGYLTTLFLINPVGASKNMIAMALAFVIFRFFDITKLGPIDKSQNFPHGVGVVLDDFLAGIIGNFLLVCIWTIFF
- a CDS encoding CinA family nicotinamide mononucleotide deamidase-related protein, with the protein product MKAALILVGTELLNGGMLDTNSLYIAEELNKYGIEIEFKITVRDFMDEILKTIDYAKKNVDLVIMSGGLGPTIDDITKEAIGKYLNKPLIVEDDELAELKEKFKKANINFIKINVKEVEKPQGAVSFKNDVGMAPAIYIDGIAAFPGVPRELYNMFPKFISWYSKEKKLLKDGIYIKDILTFGMAESLLDESIREFFTEDGIYYEFLVKNYGILIRLQSTESNKNKVEKIVEKIYNKIGMYIFGEDEDRLEKKVVQMVTDLGMNISTAESCTGGMIASRLVDVPGVSSVLKEGVVTYSNEAKIKRLGVKKETLEKYGAVSEETAREMVLGLDSDIAIATTGIAGPDGGTQEKPVGLVYIGIRVKDKVYVERKIFNGSRNKVRERAMLQSLFSLIKILKKGESNE